In Deltaproteobacteria bacterium, a single window of DNA contains:
- a CDS encoding DUF1801 domain-containing protein produces MPARAKPKVKPSAEAKRGTGEAASRRIDERLRSLGGWRAAMLAEVRRLIHEADPEIAEECKWVKPSNPLGTPVWSHAGIVCTGEAYKQVVKLTFARGASLKDPRGLFNASLEGNTRRAIDLREGEALDAEAFKALIRAAVAENLRSSAASSR; encoded by the coding sequence ATGCCAGCCAGAGCGAAACCAAAGGTCAAGCCCAGCGCGGAAGCGAAGCGCGGGACGGGCGAGGCGGCCTCTCGCCGCATCGACGAGCGGCTCCGGTCCCTGGGTGGCTGGCGCGCCGCGATGCTGGCGGAGGTTCGCCGCCTGATCCACGAGGCGGACCCTGAGATCGCCGAGGAGTGCAAGTGGGTCAAGCCCAGCAACCCGCTGGGCACGCCGGTGTGGTCGCACGCGGGGATCGTTTGCACGGGAGAGGCCTACAAGCAGGTGGTCAAGCTGACCTTCGCCCGGGGCGCCTCGCTCAAGGATCCTCGGGGGCTCTTCAACGCCAGCCTGGAGGGCAACACGCGTCGCGCCATCGACCTCCGCGAGGGAGAAGCGCTGGACGCCGAGGCGTTCAAGGCCCTGATCCGGGCCGCGGTGGCGGAGAACCTGCGGTCCAGCGCGGCGTCGTCGCGATGA
- a CDS encoding class I SAM-dependent methyltransferase — translation MSDARTVYDVHPGEYDALVRREDREGNLLKGIRAITPLEGAEVVELGAGTGRVTALLAPHVRSIVAFDLAAPMVRVARGNLARLGAGRCAFGVADNACLPVANDAADLAVAGWSYGHQTVWNEHGWRAPIESALGELLRVLRPGGTALVIETLGTGHTVPFDPPTQLGRYYALLEEELHFERSWIRTDYEFSSLAEGERLVGFFFGDEAARRFASRGSRVLPECTGLWWCRK, via the coding sequence ATGAGCGACGCTCGGACGGTCTATGACGTTCATCCGGGGGAGTACGACGCGCTCGTCCGGCGCGAGGATCGCGAGGGCAACCTGCTCAAGGGCATCCGGGCGATCACCCCCCTCGAGGGTGCCGAGGTGGTCGAGCTCGGGGCGGGCACCGGGCGGGTGACGGCGCTGCTCGCTCCCCACGTGCGGTCCATCGTGGCCTTCGACCTCGCGGCCCCGATGGTGCGGGTGGCCCGGGGCAACCTGGCCCGCCTCGGCGCCGGTCGGTGCGCCTTCGGCGTGGCCGACAACGCGTGTTTGCCGGTGGCGAACGACGCGGCCGACCTCGCGGTCGCCGGCTGGAGCTACGGCCATCAGACGGTCTGGAACGAGCACGGCTGGAGGGCCCCGATCGAGAGCGCTCTCGGCGAGCTGCTGCGCGTGCTCAGGCCCGGTGGCACGGCCCTGGTCATCGAGACGCTGGGCACCGGCCACACGGTTCCGTTCGATCCGCCGACCCAGCTCGGGCGGTACTACGCCCTGCTCGAGGAGGAGCTCCACTTCGAAAGGAGCTGGATTCGAACGGACTACGAGTTCTCGTCGCTGGCCGAGGGCGAGCGCCTGGTCGGATTCTTCTTCGGTGACGAAGCGGCCAGACGCTTCGCCTCGCGCGGCAGCCGGGTGCTGCCCGAGTGCACGGGGCTGTGGTGGTGCAGGAAGTAA
- a CDS encoding dioxygenase: MTTPRETEPSRSDGRMPVIFAAHGAPILLDDAGWMGELAAWAKALPRPSSVLMVSAHWEERPTTLGATATVPLVYDFYGFPERYYQTRYPAPGAPSLAARVRDLLRQQGIPFTDDPARGLDHGAYVPLVPMYPAADVPVLQVSMPGLDAPELFELGRALAPLRDEGVLIFGSGFLTHNMQFAFRPGTPQWARDFDSWAHDALARLDVDALLDFQARAPAARVALPTWEHYAPVLVAAGAVADERPRTTFPITGWWMDGAFTKRSVQFG, encoded by the coding sequence ATGACGACGCCCCGCGAGACCGAGCCAAGCCGATCTGACGGACGCATGCCGGTCATCTTCGCCGCGCACGGCGCGCCGATCCTCCTCGACGACGCGGGGTGGATGGGCGAGCTCGCCGCGTGGGCGAAGGCGCTGCCGCGGCCGTCGAGCGTACTGATGGTCTCGGCGCACTGGGAGGAGCGGCCGACCACGCTGGGGGCCACGGCGACCGTACCGCTGGTCTACGACTTCTACGGCTTCCCCGAGCGGTACTACCAGACCCGGTACCCCGCCCCCGGCGCGCCCTCGCTCGCCGCGCGCGTGCGGGACCTCCTGCGGCAGCAGGGGATCCCGTTCACCGACGACCCGGCTCGCGGGCTCGACCACGGGGCCTACGTGCCGCTCGTGCCGATGTATCCCGCGGCGGACGTCCCCGTGCTCCAGGTGTCGATGCCCGGCCTCGACGCGCCGGAGCTCTTCGAGCTCGGCCGGGCCCTCGCGCCGCTGCGCGACGAAGGCGTGCTGATCTTCGGCAGCGGGTTTCTCACGCACAACATGCAGTTCGCCTTCCGCCCGGGCACGCCGCAGTGGGCCCGCGACTTCGATAGCTGGGCCCACGACGCGCTCGCGCGTCTCGACGTCGACGCCCTCCTCGACTTCCAGGCTCGCGCGCCGGCCGCCAGGGTGGCCCTGCCGACCTGGGAGCACTACGCGCCGGTGCTCGTCGCCGCGGGCGCGGTGGCCGACGAGAGACCTCGCACCACGTTTCCCATCACCGGCTGGTGGATGGATGGGGCGTTCACGAAGCGCTCGGTGCAGTTCGGCTGA
- a CDS encoding sigma-54-dependent Fis family transcriptional regulator, translating into MATSILVVDDEQDFLDSVARGLRLEGYADVTGVVRSTEVAALLDEKTFDCAFLDISMPGPDGIELLQLIKERNPQTECIMVTAHQSIPLVIRAMKLGAYDYLVKPTTPEELCHALDRALERRRMLEALRLRSDEAHDQALAQPAAFSDFVTADPHTLRLLREAELHAVSQIPILITGETGVGKEVLARAIHQASRRRAGPFVPVNLLAVTPSLFESEFFGHVRGAFTGADRDRPGYLARARGGTLFLDEIGDLSLETQGKLLRLLQEGEYVPVGSTRTERADVRIVAATNQDLAQRVAARAFRKDLLYRLQFAHLHLPPLRRRKEDLPLLAERLLGASTSHPQARLSEPAELALLGHDWPGNVRELKGVLEAAANLAQGGVIEPQHLRLGAAGRSAPVKALGQAVEVGQLEPLADVERRHILAVYAAVGRNKSQAARVLEIGLQTLHRKLKAYGVG; encoded by the coding sequence ATGGCGACTTCCATCCTCGTGGTCGATGACGAGCAGGACTTCCTCGACAGCGTGGCGCGGGGGCTGCGGCTCGAGGGCTACGCCGACGTGACGGGCGTCGTCCGGTCGACGGAAGTGGCGGCGCTGCTCGACGAGAAGACCTTCGACTGCGCGTTTCTGGACATTTCGATGCCGGGGCCCGACGGGATCGAGCTGCTGCAGCTCATCAAGGAGCGCAACCCGCAGACCGAGTGCATCATGGTCACGGCCCACCAGAGCATCCCCCTGGTGATCCGGGCGATGAAGCTCGGGGCCTACGACTACCTCGTCAAGCCGACCACGCCGGAGGAGCTCTGTCACGCGCTGGACCGCGCGCTCGAGCGGCGGCGGATGCTCGAGGCCTTGCGGCTGCGGTCGGACGAGGCCCACGACCAGGCGCTCGCGCAGCCCGCCGCGTTTTCGGACTTCGTCACCGCCGACCCGCACACCCTCCGCCTGCTGCGCGAGGCCGAGCTGCACGCGGTCTCGCAGATCCCGATCCTGATCACGGGCGAGACGGGCGTGGGCAAGGAGGTGCTGGCCCGCGCCATCCACCAGGCGAGCCGGCGCAGGGCGGGCCCCTTCGTCCCGGTCAACCTGCTCGCGGTGACGCCCTCGCTCTTCGAGTCCGAGTTCTTCGGGCACGTGAGGGGCGCCTTCACCGGGGCCGACCGCGACCGGCCCGGTTACCTGGCCCGCGCCCGGGGCGGCACACTCTTTCTCGACGAGATCGGCGACCTGTCGCTCGAGACCCAGGGCAAGCTGCTCCGCCTCCTGCAGGAGGGCGAGTACGTGCCGGTCGGCTCGACGCGCACCGAACGGGCCGACGTGCGCATCGTCGCGGCGACCAACCAGGACCTGGCGCAGCGGGTCGCCGCGCGCGCCTTTCGCAAGGACCTCCTCTATCGGCTGCAGTTCGCCCATCTGCACCTGCCGCCGCTGCGCCGGCGCAAGGAGGACCTCCCGCTCCTCGCCGAACGGCTGCTCGGCGCGTCCACGTCGCATCCGCAGGCTCGCCTCTCCGAGCCGGCCGAGCTGGCCCTCCTCGGGCACGACTGGCCGGGGAACGTGCGCGAGCTCAAGGGCGTGCTCGAGGCGGCGGCGAACCTGGCCCAGGGCGGCGTGATCGAACCCCAGCACCTGCGCCTCGGCGCGGCCGGCAGGTCGGCTCCGGTCAAGGCCCTCGGCCAGGCGGTCGAGGTCGGGCAGCTCGAGCCGCTGGCCGACGTCGAGCGGCGGCACATCCTGGCGGTCTACGCGGCGGTGGGGCGGAACAAGAGCCAGGCCGCCCGCGTGCTCGAGATCGGCCTGCAGACGCTGCATCGCAAGCTCAAGGCCTATGGCGTGGGCTAG
- a CDS encoding PAS domain S-box protein, with product MAWARAVTRARLVATFAPLVALCSLLPSSARAEEEALVLRGPGQSGPEWIRAPFRARAGDDPAWAAPGLDDSGWQAVGSALWHGATVKGWSGIGWFRLKVDVPPELAGRPVPLHGRYAGAAELFVDGVRQFAVGDPGAVASTGTTPVDFRADPPRWVIFPRAGRHVIAVRFASRHLAALGRIDFPAGFELALGHPPGARASTTASALRLAPPFIGATVALALLHLLLFLFHRDRRENLHYALAALGVAAITASQEALGRATTATQVLLFVGAFGAAVSLSSVLLLRFYYAVFAPRLPRRYWALLVVGGCVALAAWATPRTVYYGFAGLVSLEQFRVLIVAVARRVSGAWIIGLGGALWVAGAALQMLGDTGLIPLLSHAYLYGFLVLLASISVYLARDIARDKDALARKLVEIEELSAKERRAKERYRAIFETTGTGTILFDDDAVISLANDEWAKLTGYARPEIEGKLTWMAFFSEQSLEKMKGYHAVRSRDPGAAPRTYEAQLRDRRGRLHDGVVTISLVPGTTERVGSFLDLTELKRAQQQMIRADKMAALGQIIAGVAHEINNPNNFIHFNLPILRRYVEAMRPLLELELEKNPDLEVLNLRYEAFLEDLFKLIENMEHGSQRITAIVADLKNYIRGGEDLELKPESVAKVIDQVMALVGKQVGKMVTRFDVEVAEGLPPVRMNAGKIEQVLINLVINAGQAADKASSWVKLTARATAAGDGVEVLVEDNGAGIPVESLEQIFEPFFTSKGRDAGTGLGLSISQQIVEEHGGRIEVTSELGRGSCFTVRLPAARSDGGAARASIISN from the coding sequence ATGGCGTGGGCTAGAGCCGTGACGCGCGCGCGGCTCGTCGCGACGTTCGCACCGCTCGTGGCTCTTTGCTCGCTGCTCCCGAGCTCCGCCCGGGCCGAGGAAGAGGCCCTCGTCCTCCGTGGCCCCGGCCAGAGCGGCCCCGAGTGGATCCGCGCGCCCTTCCGGGCCCGCGCCGGCGACGATCCGGCGTGGGCGGCCCCGGGGCTGGACGACAGCGGCTGGCAGGCGGTGGGCTCGGCCCTCTGGCACGGAGCGACGGTGAAGGGCTGGTCGGGGATCGGCTGGTTCCGGCTGAAAGTAGACGTCCCGCCGGAGCTGGCCGGCCGGCCGGTGCCGCTTCACGGCCGCTACGCGGGCGCGGCCGAGCTGTTCGTCGACGGCGTGCGGCAGTTCGCCGTCGGGGACCCGGGCGCCGTGGCCTCGACGGGAACGACCCCGGTGGACTTTCGGGCCGACCCACCGCGCTGGGTCATCTTCCCCCGGGCAGGGCGTCACGTGATCGCGGTGCGCTTCGCCTCGCGGCACCTCGCGGCCCTCGGGCGCATCGACTTCCCGGCCGGCTTCGAGCTGGCGCTGGGGCACCCCCCGGGCGCCCGCGCGTCCACGACCGCCTCCGCCCTGCGCCTCGCCCCGCCCTTCATCGGCGCGACAGTGGCGCTGGCCCTGCTCCACCTCCTGCTCTTTCTTTTCCATCGCGACCGACGCGAGAACCTGCACTACGCCCTCGCGGCGCTCGGTGTCGCCGCCATCACCGCCAGCCAGGAGGCGCTGGGCCGGGCCACCACCGCCACCCAGGTGCTCCTCTTCGTGGGAGCCTTCGGAGCGGCGGTCTCCCTCTCCAGCGTGTTGCTTCTGCGCTTCTACTACGCGGTCTTCGCGCCCCGGCTGCCCCGCAGGTACTGGGCGCTCCTCGTCGTTGGGGGCTGCGTCGCGCTCGCCGCCTGGGCCACGCCGCGCACGGTCTACTACGGCTTCGCGGGGCTCGTATCCCTCGAGCAGTTCCGCGTGCTGATCGTGGCGGTGGCCAGGCGCGTCAGCGGGGCCTGGATCATCGGCCTCGGCGGCGCGCTCTGGGTCGCGGGGGCCGCGCTTCAGATGCTCGGGGACACCGGGCTCATCCCGCTCCTGTCCCACGCCTACCTCTATGGATTCCTCGTGCTCCTCGCCTCGATCTCGGTCTACCTCGCGCGCGACATCGCCCGCGACAAGGACGCGCTGGCCCGCAAGCTGGTCGAGATCGAGGAGCTCTCGGCGAAGGAGCGCCGGGCGAAAGAGCGCTACCGGGCGATCTTCGAGACGACCGGCACGGGCACGATCCTCTTCGACGACGACGCCGTGATCTCGCTGGCCAACGACGAGTGGGCGAAGCTGACGGGCTACGCGCGCCCCGAGATCGAGGGGAAGCTGACCTGGATGGCCTTCTTCAGCGAGCAGTCGCTAGAGAAGATGAAGGGCTATCACGCCGTGCGGAGCCGGGACCCCGGCGCGGCCCCCCGCACCTACGAGGCCCAGCTGCGGGATCGACGCGGCAGGCTCCACGACGGGGTGGTGACGATCAGCCTCGTCCCGGGGACCACCGAGCGCGTCGGGTCGTTTCTGGACCTAACCGAGCTGAAGCGCGCCCAGCAGCAGATGATCCGCGCCGACAAGATGGCCGCGCTGGGGCAGATCATCGCGGGGGTGGCCCACGAGATTAACAACCCAAACAACTTCATCCATTTCAACCTGCCCATCCTGCGCCGGTACGTGGAGGCGATGCGTCCGCTGCTCGAGCTCGAGCTCGAGAAGAACCCCGACCTGGAGGTGTTAAACCTGCGCTACGAGGCCTTCCTCGAGGACCTGTTCAAGCTGATCGAGAACATGGAGCACGGCTCCCAGCGCATCACCGCGATCGTCGCGGACCTGAAGAACTACATCCGCGGCGGCGAGGACCTCGAGCTGAAGCCCGAGTCGGTGGCGAAGGTGATCGACCAGGTCATGGCCCTGGTCGGCAAGCAGGTGGGCAAGATGGTCACGCGGTTCGACGTCGAGGTGGCCGAAGGGCTCCCGCCGGTGCGGATGAACGCCGGCAAGATCGAGCAGGTGCTGATCAACCTGGTGATCAACGCCGGTCAGGCAGCCGACAAGGCGTCGTCCTGGGTCAAGCTCACCGCCCGCGCGACCGCCGCGGGGGACGGAGTCGAGGTGCTGGTCGAGGACAACGGCGCGGGCATCCCCGTCGAGAGCCTGGAGCAGATCTTCGAGCCCTTCTTCACCAGCAAAGGGCGCGACGCGGGCACGGGGCTCGGGCTGTCCATCTCGCAGCAGATCGTCGAGGAGCACGGGGGTCGAATCGAGGTCACGAGCGAGCTCGGTCGGGGGAGTTGCTTCACCGTGCGCCTCCCCGCGGCGCGATCCGACGGAGGCGCCGCGCGAGCCTCGATCATTTCGAACTAG
- a CDS encoding response regulator, which translates to MQARRQVLLVEDQADQRETLRRGLFLLGLDCVTAGCAAEALAHLQGPAGDRVELLLTDLTLPGTSGAQLIERARATRPGLPVLVITGLALSSEVTALRARGIPILRKPFTPDQLGNAIAAAVAADRGTNEGDLP; encoded by the coding sequence ATGCAGGCGAGAAGACAGGTATTGCTCGTCGAGGACCAGGCCGATCAGCGGGAAACCCTCCGTCGCGGGCTCTTCCTGCTGGGGCTCGACTGCGTGACCGCTGGCTGCGCGGCCGAAGCGCTGGCGCACCTGCAGGGACCGGCCGGCGATCGCGTCGAGCTCCTGCTGACGGACCTCACCCTGCCGGGCACCTCGGGAGCACAGCTCATCGAGCGGGCGCGCGCGACGCGGCCTGGCCTGCCGGTGCTGGTGATCACCGGGCTCGCCCTCTCGTCGGAGGTGACGGCGCTCCGGGCCCGGGGGATCCCGATCCTGCGCAAGCCGTTCACTCCCGACCAGCTAGGGAACGCGATCGCCGCGGCCGTCGCCGCCGATCGAGGCACGAACGAAGGAGACCTCCCATGA
- a CDS encoding SRPBCC domain-containing protein: MREALAAGVLEGAEPRAGEPDFVFTRVFAAPRELLFRAMTEAAHLGRWFGPAGMGLRVVSSELRPGGQFRYAMTGGPADLFGRFVYREVTAPARLAYVVSFTDEAGAPVRHPLSPGWPLEVLSVLTLTELDGRTLLFARSLPLHAPLEERQTFLAGHPSMGQGVGGMYDRLDAYLTTLG, translated from the coding sequence ATGCGCGAGGCACTGGCTGCGGGCGTGCTCGAGGGAGCAGAGCCGCGAGCTGGCGAGCCCGACTTTGTGTTCACGCGGGTCTTTGCCGCTCCGCGGGAGCTCCTCTTCCGCGCGATGACTGAGGCCGCGCACCTCGGCCGATGGTTCGGGCCCGCCGGGATGGGGCTGCGCGTCGTGTCCTCCGAGCTGCGCCCAGGCGGCCAGTTTCGCTACGCCATGACCGGTGGACCCGCGGACCTTTTCGGGCGGTTCGTCTACCGCGAGGTCACTGCGCCCGCGCGCCTGGCCTACGTGGTCTCCTTCACCGACGAGGCAGGCGCCCCCGTCCGCCACCCTCTGAGCCCGGGCTGGCCGCTCGAGGTGCTGTCGGTCCTCACCCTCACGGAGCTCGACGGCCGGACGCTGCTCTTCGCCCGCTCCCTTCCCCTCCACGCCCCGCTCGAGGAGCGACAGACCTTCCTCGCGGGCCATCCGAGCATGGGCCAGGGCGTCGGTGGCATGTACGACCGCCTCGATGCGTACCTGACGACACTCGGGTGA
- a CDS encoding alpha/beta hydrolase, with the protein MGIEQRQVTVEGSPARVFVGGEGAPLVLVHGGWGDARVHWRPVWERLAERFRVIAPDLPGLGWTEQPSLGTYARYARWLAGLLDALGVESAQLVGNSFGGSVVWRFGGDFPARCRGLVLVNGLPVGRTPRPMLWIGRTGFGRALMRAIARRVAYTPAALGRAFPDAAKAPPEVVSLLHQREPPQLAALTACIIEGDGGPAPSAPTLLLWGEADRLIGTNADAARKLQARIPGAELHLIPGAGHFPQVEEPAAFIAALEAFVTRR; encoded by the coding sequence ATGGGAATCGAACAACGGCAGGTGACCGTCGAAGGGAGTCCGGCGCGCGTCTTCGTCGGAGGAGAGGGGGCGCCGCTCGTGCTGGTGCACGGCGGTTGGGGGGACGCTCGGGTCCACTGGCGCCCCGTGTGGGAGCGGCTGGCGGAGCGCTTCCGGGTCATCGCGCCGGACCTCCCGGGCCTCGGCTGGACCGAGCAGCCGTCGCTCGGCACCTACGCGCGCTATGCCCGCTGGCTGGCGGGTCTGCTCGACGCGCTCGGCGTCGAGAGCGCGCAGCTCGTCGGCAACTCGTTCGGCGGGTCCGTCGTGTGGCGCTTCGGCGGCGACTTCCCCGCGCGCTGCCGCGGGCTCGTCCTCGTGAACGGCCTGCCCGTGGGCCGGACGCCGAGGCCCATGCTGTGGATCGGGCGCACGGGGTTCGGTCGGGCCCTGATGCGTGCCATCGCCCGACGGGTCGCGTACACCCCCGCGGCGCTCGGCCGGGCCTTTCCCGACGCGGCGAAGGCGCCGCCCGAGGTGGTTTCGCTGCTCCACCAGCGCGAGCCGCCGCAGCTCGCCGCGCTCACCGCGTGCATCATCGAGGGGGACGGTGGTCCGGCACCGAGCGCGCCCACGCTGCTGCTCTGGGGCGAGGCCGACCGCTTGATCGGCACGAACGCCGACGCGGCAAGAAAGCTGCAGGCTCGCATCCCCGGTGCAGAGCTCCACCTCATCCCCGGCGCCGGTCACTTTCCCCAGGTCGAGGAGCCGGCGGCCTTCATCGCTGCGCTGGAGGCGTTCGTCACGCGCCGATAA
- a CDS encoding alpha/beta hydrolase — translation MNEAKYREAERKVWQTVGLSPSEERIRLACTGTQIRVQLVGAGDPVVFLHGAPNAGTTWAPMLEHFRGYRCILVDRPGTGLSEDYAIRGNVLEVADRFVPDLLDGLGLDRVHVVASSFGGFLALRSAAARPERFGRMVQMACPAMAPGMRTPTFMRMARFRFVRWLVPRLPPAERATREVMRQIGHGASIDDGRIPRLFSDWYLELQRHTHTLKNDLAMIGDALSASGFDPALTLTRPVLRAVTAPTHFLWGADDGFGGAEVAHQVVSAMPHASFELIPRAGHLPWLDDPRLIAGKTAAFLAGN, via the coding sequence ATGAACGAAGCCAAGTACCGCGAGGCCGAGCGGAAGGTTTGGCAGACCGTGGGCCTGTCACCGAGCGAGGAGCGCATCCGGCTGGCCTGCACGGGCACGCAGATACGAGTGCAGCTCGTCGGCGCGGGGGACCCGGTGGTCTTTCTGCACGGAGCGCCGAACGCCGGAACGACCTGGGCGCCGATGCTGGAACACTTCCGGGGCTACCGCTGCATCCTGGTCGACCGGCCGGGGACGGGTCTCAGTGAGGACTACGCGATACGCGGCAACGTGCTGGAGGTCGCCGATCGGTTCGTTCCGGACCTCCTCGACGGACTGGGGCTCGATCGCGTCCACGTGGTGGCCTCTTCCTTCGGAGGATTTCTCGCTCTCCGCTCGGCCGCCGCCCGACCGGAGCGGTTCGGTCGCATGGTGCAGATGGCCTGCCCGGCCATGGCCCCGGGCATGAGGACGCCGACGTTCATGCGCATGGCGCGCTTCCGCTTCGTCCGGTGGCTCGTCCCCAGGCTGCCTCCGGCCGAGAGGGCAACCCGCGAGGTGATGCGGCAGATCGGCCACGGCGCGAGCATCGACGACGGTCGAATTCCCAGGCTGTTCTCGGACTGGTACCTCGAGCTTCAGCGACACACCCACACCCTGAAGAACGATCTGGCCATGATCGGCGACGCGCTCTCCGCCTCTGGCTTTGACCCGGCCTTGACTCTCACGCGGCCGGTGCTTCGGGCGGTCACGGCGCCAACCCACTTCCTGTGGGGTGCCGACGACGGCTTCGGCGGCGCGGAGGTCGCCCACCAGGTCGTGTCCGCCATGCCTCACGCGAGCTTCGAGCTGATCCCGCGCGCGGGCCACCTGCCCTGGCTCGACGACCCGCGGCTCATCGCCGGCAAGACCGCCGCGTTCCTGGCGGGGAACTGA